Part of the Crossiella cryophila genome, GAGGTCACCGCCAGCCAGCGGCTCTACGGCATCGTCGACGGCGGCGACCTGGCCTACGTGGACGAGCGCGCCATGGTCGGCGAGGAAATGCAGCCCCACCTGTCAGCCCGCTTGATCCGCATCGCTGGTTGATGCGGCTGCTGCCCTGCGGGGCGCACGCCCTGCTGGTCGAGCTGGACTCGGCGGCCGCGGTGCAGGCGGTGCACGCCACACTGCGGGCCGCCGGGCTGCCCGAGGTGCTCGACCTGGTGCCCGCCGCGCGGACCGTGCTGGTCGAGGTGCGGCCGGGCGCCGGGCTGGCCGGGGTCCGGGCTGTGCTGGAGACGCTGGACGAGCGGGAGCCGCCCGCGCTGGGCCGCGATGTGCTGCTGCCGGTGGTCTACGACGGCCCCGACCTGGACCTGGTCGCCCGGACCGCTGGGCTGAGCACCGCCGAGGTGGTCGAGTTGCACACCGGCGCGGCGTACACGGTGGCCTTCTGCGGGTTCGCGCCCGGCTTCGGCTACCTCACCGGCCTGCCCGAAGCCCTGCGCCAGCCCCGGCTGGACTCACCGCGGGAGCGGGTGCCTGCCGGGTCGGTCGGCCTGGCCGGGGAGTACACCGGGGCCTATCCGCGGGCCTCGCCCGGTGGCTGGCGGCTGATCGGGCGGACCGCGGCGACGCTGTTCGACGTCGACCGCGACCCGCCCGCACTACTGGCACCCGGTGACCGGGTGCGTTTCCAGGCTCAGTCCCGGTAGTTGGACTCGTACAGCTCGCTGAGTTCGGCGTGCAGCTCGGCACTGGCCGCCACCGGCTGCCCGTTCAACGTGCGGATCTGGGTGACCCGGCGCACGCTGGAGAGGAACCAGAGGCCGTCCGCGCTGGTCAGCTCCTCGGCCTGGATCGGCTCGATCCTGGTCTCCCAGCCTGCCTTCTCCGCCGCGCGGAACAACGCGGCCTGGGTGGTGCCGGGCAGGATGCCGATCACCGGCGGGGTGGTGCGCAGGGTGCGGCCGTTGGCCACCACCACGTTCGCGGTCGGGCCCTCCAGCACGCTGCCGTCGGCCGCGGTGAAGATGACCTCGTCAACGCCGTTGGCCTCGGCGTGGCGGATGGCGGCCATGTTCACCGCGTAGGACAGCGACTTGGCGCCCAGCAGCAGCCAGGGCGAGCGCTCGGCCTCGGCCGGTTCGAACCCGCGGGCCAGGGTCAGCGCGGACACGCCGTCCTGGCGGCGGCGCACCACGCCTGCGCCGATCTGCAGGCCCATCGCGTAGGCGGTCTGGCCCTCGCCGAACTCCGGACCGCGGCTGTAGACCAGCTTGAGCGCCATCTCCGGGCTGGCCGCCCAGTCCCAGGCGTCGATGACGGCCTTGGCGCAGTGCTCCCACTCGGCCGAATCCGGCTCGGGCAGTTCCAGCATGTGCGCCGATCGCGCCAGGCGATCCAGGTGCGGCCCCAGTTCGCGGGGCTTGCCATCCACCACGAGCACGGTCTCGAAGACACCGTCGCCGCGGAGAACGCCCAGATCATCGGCACGCAGCAGCGGGGCGTCCGGGTCGAGGATTGTTCCGTCCAGCAATGCCAGCACGCGCATGTTGTCCAAGCGTAGACCTGCTAAGGACGCCTAGGATCTGGGGTGTGGACACCGCGCCGGAGCAGCTTCGCCGGACCTTGCACGAACGCG contains:
- the pxpB gene encoding 5-oxoprolinase subunit PxpB — its product is MRLLPCGAHALLVELDSAAAVQAVHATLRAAGLPEVLDLVPAARTVLVEVRPGAGLAGVRAVLETLDEREPPALGRDVLLPVVYDGPDLDLVARTAGLSTAEVVELHTGAAYTVAFCGFAPGFGYLTGLPEALRQPRLDSPRERVPAGSVGLAGEYTGAYPRASPGGWRLIGRTAATLFDVDRDPPALLAPGDRVRFQAQSR
- a CDS encoding aminodeoxychorismate lyase, encoding MRVLALLDGTILDPDAPLLRADDLGVLRGDGVFETVLVVDGKPRELGPHLDRLARSAHMLELPEPDSAEWEHCAKAVIDAWDWAASPEMALKLVYSRGPEFGEGQTAYAMGLQIGAGVVRRRQDGVSALTLARGFEPAEAERSPWLLLGAKSLSYAVNMAAIRHAEANGVDEVIFTAADGSVLEGPTANVVVANGRTLRTTPPVIGILPGTTQAALFRAAEKAGWETRIEPIQAEELTSADGLWFLSSVRRVTQIRTLNGQPVAASAELHAELSELYESNYRD